A stretch of DNA from Mus pahari chromosome 11, PAHARI_EIJ_v1.1, whole genome shotgun sequence:
ATCCTCTGATTCACTTTGCACTCCCTCTGCTCATCTTCTGCTGCAGTTTCCGATGCCTTTTGTAAATCCGTCTCTTCCTTGCTTTCAGATCTACTTTAGGCTCTGGTTTCACCCACTGTATTTCTACTGGCTTCTCCTCCGCTGGTATAACAAACACATCTGCAGTGGGGTCATGTGGAAGGATAGTCTTTGgctctttcttcctcagtttctgaACATCTTTGacttgctgtctctctctgtacttgGCAGCTGTGATAGACCTTATGACGCGCCGATGCTAGACAAAGAGAAGAAGCTTTGAATTAAGGCATTCATGTATGTACCTTCACCAAAATCATTTCAAAAAGGAATTTGCAGAAATGTGCAGCAAAACAAATTTAATCTTACGGGTGGTAAAGCACTAATTACAAAATGATTTTGGCTAAAGAACTACAGTATCAcagactaaaacaaaacaaaacaaaacaaaacagagtcaaCCAAAACCCCAGCTTACCATGTTTGGAGATTGGTAATGAGGATTTTCATATAAGGTTGGTCCTCCAAAGCTGCCCTGAAAAATCTTTATGAGATTTAAGACAAAACGAGGTCCTATTTCCACTAGAGCAGCGTCTTCTTCTATAATctgcaacaaaaaagaaacattcctTGTGGTTTGGGTATATTGCCAAAAGGTAAATCAGCCCCAACTTCATTATAGTATGCTCTAAAACAAGCATAGCACACTttgaatctcagcactgaggcaaaggcaggtggatttatgccTCATTTACATGAGTTCCTGGCCAGGCAGAGCATaaagtgaccctgtctcaaacaaataattcaaaacaaaaacaaaataaagcataaaaccAGAATTGATAATCCTCAAAGTGAGATGTAAGAACTTGGAAAGTGATAAATCACACCACTTCCTAAATTCTGTTACTAGCTCAAGGAAGTTATACAGaaccatgattttctttttcagtgttcatgtgtatgtgtttatatgtttactggtgcatgtgtgcatgtgcatatgtgaaggCTAGAGAGCAAGTACAGGTGTTGTTCTTCAGGAGCTGCCCACGTGTTTATATCCATGTATGTTGtacatgggtgtatgtgtgttgtggcacacacatgcagaagccATAGGACAATCTattggagtcagttctttccttctacctacCACATGtgtcctaggaatcaaactcaggtcgccaGGCTCTGTGATGAGCATTACCAGCTTAGCCATCTCACACTccactttgctttttgagatggtctctcaCTGGTAGCTGGAACATGCAGATTAAACTTTGTTGAGTAGCCAACAAACAACTCGGATCTACCTGTCCCTACCTGTCCAGATCTAGGATTACAAACAAATGTCACTTATGCCTCAGCTCTTCATACTTACAAGTATTTCACctctcaatgttttctttttaactgtaaAATCTGAATTTGtttcatatcttttttctttcccactccccacccccttttttcccctgaggtagggtttctctatatagcctgtctatcctggaactcactctgtagaccaggctggccttaaactcagaaatccacctgcctcctgcctcccaagtgctgggattaaaggcgtgtaccaccaccgcccagcttgtttCATATCTTAAGTCTAACAAACACTAACATTCTTTTCATTTGTCCGTTAAGGCAGGGTCCTCttcatagccttggctgttctggaactcagagatccacctgtctgcctcccGCCCAGTGCACTCTTATTAACATTCTCAGTAAAGCTGGTCTCCCAAGGCAGCAGATGTGACTGATACTGTAAGACATCTTCTATAAAACATGCAGAGAGGAGCCCCCATGTCCATCACCCACAGCTGAATGAAATCTTGTTCTTGCTGTTCTTCACTCTTCTGCACATTATGACAAATTCCTGCCTAGAGATTTCTAGACGCCCCACTTCCCCTGAATGAGGAATCATCTCATGACTTACCTAAAAGTTATTACTGTAGCAAGTATGTTTTCCTAAGCCTTAACAGCCTCTGACCCTCTCCCTGCTATATTCTAAGCtttcaggaaaagaaataatgaacTGTCCTTTACAGGACTCAGGAAGGGCTAAAACCAATCAGCACAGAGTTCCAGTCCATGTTCTCTCTTTAAATGAGTAGAGCAGCTTGTTACAAATGATGTATGCCACAGCAACTGACAACCAGAGAAAGAAGCAAGTAGAGATTACTTCAGGTATGTGGCAGCAATCATTTGCCACAAATATCTGAAGGAGAAATGGAGCTActtaaaagaatatacatttgCACTGTCGTTAATACTACATATCCCCAGGTATTTAAAAcgtgaaaaataaagcaaagccaACCTGGAAGTTCCGGAACCATATCCTGTTATCCAGAATAGTGAACGTAAACACGTGGTCCACAAATGGCTGACTCTTGGGATGGTATCGTGGTGTACTGAAGATCttgttataaaaacaacaaaaggtcTGTTAGTTTTTCATTCCAAGGCATAGATAGCATGTGCTTCGATGTCTAAGTCAAATGTGCTTTGTTTATTATATTCCTAAAACTACTTTCTAAGAAAGATAATTACCTGAATTAAGAATTCCTTTAACAAAGCATAATGTGGCAAGTCATCAAAAgcctataaataaaaaaaatgaacacattacTTAAAATCAAGAGTACCTTCTttaaaacttacacacacacacacacacacacacttttaaccaTTTAGAATAAGAAAGTTAGACCACACACCGAATGAGAAACTTACAGGGTCAAAAGACAAAAGGGGCCGAGAACCTTTCAAACAGTTTCCAGTCATCTTTAATTCAGCCAGGGtatgaactaaaaaaaataaaagtaatgagaAAGTTAAAAATTTTGACACAATTTTccaaaaacatttctaaaacattCATCAAGAAATGTTAAGTCAAACTTACTATTTTGAACCAAGAATTTGGCAGATGGACCATGAGGTGAATTTGAAAGCctgaaatatatgaaaacaacTTTTCAACAGATAAGAATGTATAGTACAGTGATGTTCACCCATACCAGCAGATTATAAAACAGGACATGTCTATAGTATAAGACAGGACGTCTATAGTGTAAGTCTATGGTGTAAGATAGCCCCCGTCTACAATATTCACGTTAAATGTTCTTTAGGGGCTTCAAATATTGCACAATCAAGTGAGTTCAATCCATTCCTTTACATAAAAATTACATCCTGTTATAAAAGATTTACTCAGTTCTATCAATATATTCTCTTACCACATATAGAGATCCTGTTTTTTCTTAGCTTCAAAGTAGATGCATTTGTTGCAATTTTTCATTTCACAgacctaaaaaaaagaaaaagcaacagatAATATAACAAGAACTAAAGTAATAAGCAagcaaatttcttttaaaaaacaacctGTGTATATTTATTCACAGAATTTCATTTCATCGTTGGCATTCTACTCAAGGTAAACTTGTTATTCTATGCCTCTTTGGTAGAAGGATCCACTAAATCTCTTGTGTCTATGGtagtatgtattttcttttttactgacCAGGTATCATGCTGCCCAAGCTGCCCTTGTCCCGCCCAATAAGCTGCCACCTCCCGAGTGTTGGACTGCAGGCTCGTTATCCAAATAGTTTAGAGTAACTGGGTCTCTTGCTGTACTGAAGATCTCTTCTGACTATAGTCCCATGCACAAACTATAATGACTGAAAATAACACTAGAAAATATGCGATACTAGAACTGTATCCCAAAATACAGCTCTAAGAAAACCAAAGAGGGCATCTGATtacattacagatggatgtgggccaccatgtggttgctgggaattgaactcaggacatctggaagaagagaattcttttcatcactgagccatctcttcagccccaatatCCTTTATTTCAGCCGTCAgttttttagctttttattttaattttataacatttaaatttttatttacacagGCATGTATTCATGAATTAGGGGATtggcaaacaaaaataaaacctatttcAGAGTGATTTGATCaaatcttaaagatttttttgtttgttttgtctctatGTATCACGGgttatcctgaaacttgctctataggccaggctggcctcaaattcaagagatttgcttgtttctgccttctgagcgctgagattaaaggcaagcaacaccatgcccagcaacATGGTAAAGATTTAAAAACCATCCTTAGGAAACATAAAagggactcagtggttaagagcactggttgctcttccagaggtcctgagttcaattcccagcaactacatggtagctcacaaccatttgtaatgggatctgataccctcttctggtatgtctgaagacagctatagtgtattcatatacattaaagaaatctttggaagaaagaaagaaagaaacaaacaaacaaagaaagaaagcatcctaAGAATAAACTCCTATGTTACAGTAAACTCAAAGTACTCAAGATGTAAAACTTGCCAACTTacaaaacacattttcctttgaTTCCGTTGCTTTTTGAGTATTCTGGGACTCTGTACTAGCCTTCTCTACTGCTCTTCCACTTTCTTTTGAAGTCTGAAGGAGTAAATTGACAACTCCCTTCAGGACAATGCCTCTCAAAAAGGCTTTTCTAAGTCTAGCTCAGGAATGAAAAATATACAGTGCTTTAGCTCTTGCATCCTTACTGTAAAGTATAATCTTGTTTTTTGTCCTGCCTCCCTCATTGGAGCTCCCTGACAATGAGGGAATTGTTCTAGTTCTGGTCAACACTGCTGCCACGGCTTGTATAATGCCATGTTACAACAACACTGTGCCAGACAACCAAATAGAAACCTTTCAGTAGCCAAAGAATTACCTTATAACTGTTTAGAAAATTCTGTTTTGAAACATAAGCTTAATATCTTCAACAGTACTTTGAAATCTTAACTATTACTAACTTGTAATACCCAGAGAACAAATTTTTCCCTGCACATTTAATGAGTACACTTTAAATTTACAAATGGGTTTTCTACAAATAGTTAACGTTTtctgaaattgttttatttattttggttgatAATCCTTGAGTACCTTCTCTAAGTTTCAAGTAATACTagattcacagaagaaaaataactgaCAAATTAGTGAAATAAAGTTGGAATTATTCACAAAGCAATTTTTACAAGTTACTAACTTGTTAAGTCATCTTtagagtttataaaatatttgtaattaattttaaaattacctcATTTATCACAAATAATTTATCTTTACGATCCATTTTAGTATctatagagaaaaagagaaaacaagtaaATAACAGATTTCAAGACTACCTGACTTTAATTACATTTGCTAAATTTTttcggggggaggggagggtttcgagacagggtttctctgaatagccctggctgtgctggaactcactttgtagaccaggctggcctcgaactcagaaatctgcctgcttctgcctcccgagtgctaggattaaaggcatacgccaccaccgcccagctaaataattatttttaaagactgatcAAAGCTAAAGACACTCAACCTCTTCACACACTGAACAAGTGGCAGGCAGATCGTGCAGTGCATACTTGCCACTGTACTGGGACAGGAACCCAGGGAGGCAAGGCACAAGCCAGGCAAGCATCCCCAGTGAGCTGCAGGCAAGCCTTCTTTACTTTTGCTTTCAGACTGCTCTCACGAATTTGCTCAGGCAGGCCTTTAACTTTCAACCTTCCCACTTCCAAGTAGCAGGAATTATGGTCCTGTGCTCCCTGGCCTGGCTGAAAACTGAAACTGTTTTGTTAAgactggccctctggccctcatGTAGTTTAGTGTGGCCTCAAAGTGCCTATGAAGATTCAGGATGACCTTCggttcctgatcctcctgccaccaTCTCCCATCGATGACATTACAGGGAAGCACCACAATGCCCAGCTCCTCAAATGAAAATGAGACCAACTATGAGGACCAAGGTGATAACTCAGGAgatcagcctcccaaatgctggcttaaaggtgtgccaccacacctgaccaaaacttaaattttaacttATCAAAGTATTATTTTGAATCAAAGCCCATTTTATAATTGATTTTGGATAACCATAGAAATGAAACACATCAATGAAAATTTTCAGTTAGTTTCAGGAACTGAAGACAGTACAGGCATCTTTGGCATGAGAAAGACTGAAGAATTAAGCCATTACATAAAACACAATCTAAAAacatctcaggaaacagccacACACAGCAGTGACAGATATCTCATCTCAACAGCAAACATTTCTCACCACCCTCTAAGAACACGTTAACCcatgggtggtggcacacatactttcagtcccagcactgggctgAAGTaagcagatctttatgagttcaaggccaggggaGTCAAAGTTACATAGAGTGGCCCTgtcataaaaaaaattttaaatgttcagaAAGCAATATACACCAGTCCTTCCTTAATATCCTACTCAAAACAGTTTATAAAGTGTTACAAATTTCCTTTAAAACGTGATACCCGAAAGAGTGAccttttgaagtgtgtgtgtccgtgtccatCAGTCCAGAAGTCACCCTAAGCTGTTTTTCTTCAGGTGCTgctcaccttgttttttgagacagggtccctaaACTGGCAGGGAGGATACCAACCTGGCAAGACTGGCTTGCCATCGAGCCCCAGGTATtcatctgcctccaccttctcagagctggagttatgaatctgtgccatcacacccagatTCTTTTTGGCAGTTCTGGGGACTAAACTCAGATCTATTTCACTAAGCTGTACCTGAAACCCTTGTattgaggttctttttttttttttttttttttaagatttatttatttattatatgtaagttcactgtagctgtcttcagacactccagaagagggcgtcagatcttNNNNNNNNNNNNNNNNNNNNNNNNNNNNNNNNNNNNNNNNNNNNNNNNNNNNNNNNNNNNNNNNNNNNNNNNNNNNNNNNNNNNNNNNNNNNNNNNNNNNNNNNNNNNNNNNNNNNNNNNNNNNNNNNNNNNNNNNNNNNNNNNNNNNNNNNNNNNNNNNNNNNNNNNNNNNNNNNNNNNNNNNNNNNNNNNNNNNNNNNNNNNNNNNNNNNNNNNNNNNNNNNNNNNNNNNNNNNNNNNNNNNNNNNNNNNNNNNNNNNNNNNNNNNNNNNNNNNNNNNNNNNNNNNNNNNNNNNNNNNNNNNNNNNNNNNNNNNNNNNNNNNNNNNNNNNNNNNNNNNNNNNNNNNNNNNNNNNNNNNNNNNNNNNNNNNNNNNNNNNNNNNNNNNNNNNNNNNNNNNNNNNNNNNNNNNNNNNNNNNNNNNNNNNNNNNNNNNNNNNNNNNNNNNNNNNNNNNNNNNNNNNNNNNNNNNNNNNNNNNNNNNNNNNNNNNNNNNNNNNNNNNNNNNNNNNNNNNNNNNNNNNNNNNNNNNNNNNNNNNNNNNNNNNNNNNNNNNNNNNNNNNNNNNNNNNNNNNNNNNNNNNNNNNNNNNNNNNNNNNNNNNNNNNNNNNNNNNNNNNNNNNNNNNNNNNNNNNNNNNNNNNNNNNNNNNNNNNNNNNNNNNNNNNNNNNNNNNNNNNNNNNNNNNNNNNNNNNNNNNaactcagaaatccgcctgcctctgcctcccaagggctgggattaaaggcgtgcgccaccactgcctggcttagtttCCAGTATTAAGAAGTCTCTCTAGCTCTAATAATACATGTACTAGAGGAAAGCTTCAAGTTCAACTGTGTAACACTAACCTTTACCAAACGGAAACCGGGCATACTTCCTTACCAATATTCCTTTCTCTCCAGTCTTTCCGTCTGTCTGCTACCTCATTTCAGTTCCTCGTGCTCTGAAGACCTCTTTGCCTCTAGTTTCTTACAGAGACATCATAAGCACTACTATCAGTACCTCCTTACAACAATTTATAAAGTTTACGGTGTCCTCAAATCCTCAGCTGCAAAGCTCTCAAATGTCTGGCTTGTCCAGACAGAATCACCACTGACAGCTAACTAGCCCTACTTTAATCTTGGTTTCCAAACCTCAAAATGACAAATAACCTCTAGGGCTGGactctaaaatacattttcactgtttacaccaccactgcccaacactGACCCTGCACATTCTCAGCTAACCAGCTGAGTTTAGATTTTCTCCACCAACCCCCACGCCATTTAATGccttttatgaattattttccaTCCCCACCCTGtctttctaaatacataaatttaagcCTTTCTTTGAAATTCAGCTAAAGTCCTTCATGTTTCCTTCAAAGTAGTAACTGTCTCATTAATTCTAATTCATGTATCATCGTATGATTCAGATTACAGTTCCCTACATGTTTCTTGTCCAGCTCCTAAAAGAGGGAGCGCACGCTGTAACTTTTATTGAAAATCTTATGAGTCCAGCTTATTTTTCTCAAAAGTCACTTTTATCCTTTCAGACAAGGGTATGAGATTTAACTGTtaattaaaagtggggtacaatGTACACTTTTCCTTTCACTGAGTACTTGAGTGAGTAGACACTAAGCACAAGGGACAGCCAAGTCTGAGGCAAGATTTCCTCCATAAATATACCTTCCTTAAGGAGTTTTTCGGTGACTGAACTCCAACAAGAACCTGCTGGCCTTATATAAGAAGCACGCGGTTTTCTATGAAGCCTTCTTTCCGTCTAAACTCCAACATTTCTGGAGGAACTCTAGTTCATCATCTCCTAGCTGCTAAGGCCAGGGAAGCCCATCTTGGTATAAGTGCGTGGCACTGTTTAAACACAGTAAAACTGGTGGTctaggtttattattattaatagtattaTTATCCCTTGAATTAAGAGATCTAACCAAACAAGTTAGAGTCACAGGACAGTAACTTTAAAGGcttggcaaaaaaacaaaaaacaaaaaacaaacccttcGGTAACGCTGTGTGATACGGACCAAGACGGAAGGAATGTATAGCTACAccaaaaagactttaaaaagaaaaaggtaaactATTCCCCTGGGAGGCGGGGGACCAGTAACTAGAAGACAGGATCCTGGAACTAAATGCCCATTAAATCAACTCCCTGTTACCTGGCTTAGGGTCTACGAACTGCTGTCTCCAGGAAGAAGGTCATCTGCCCGAAAGCTAGACATAAGCATTGTCCAGTCCCGTCCAGGGAACCCTAAGCTTAAGATGCTGTCAAGTTTTGGCCGGAGCCACTTCGGTGTCCCTAAGGTGGGTCAGGGCGCCGACTCCAACTCCGGGAGTCCGGCCTCTTACCTTGCAGACCGGACCTGGAATACGATCTCTATTTTCCTCCTCCGCCTCTGTGCCCACATCGGCCTGCTTAGCTGGCTGCCCGGCATCTTTCGGGCTCCTTTTTGGCTTCTTCGCTTGAACCTCCAGGCCCCCACGCCGCTTTCTCTTGGTCGCCGCCATCTCGCCTCGCCGCGTTTAGTCGCTGTCCGCACTTCCGGTTCTGCCGCTCGCTCCGCCTTCCGATCTCTATGGTAGGCCCACGCTAAGCTCCGAGTTAAGTCCTCCAGCTCCAAGGCGCTCGCTTCCGGTCTCGCGGTGGACTCTCTAGGCCCGCGGCGGCTCGATGGTGACGGTGGCCTAGGTGGCTGCGGATCTGAACGGTGGCGGGAGCTGTTTGCCGGGCTGGCTAGCGTTTGGGACCTTCAGGGTGTTCTTCTTGGGGCTGGACTGGCAGGGGCTTTGAGGGGTCGGACGTCACCCACAGCCTGGCGCCCGGGGATCCCCTTAGTGGCCGCTGTGCGGCGAGCAGGCCGCAGTCGCGTTCTCCGGCAGGCCAGGTTGGTGGCGCTCAGAGGTGCTACGCAAGCCGGGTTACCCGCGCCATTTAGAGCTACCCTGTGAACTGCATTCTCTCCCCAGTATAGGACAGGGATACCGTAGTTTTGAGCCATGAAGATAGAATGATCCGGATCTCGGCTCGGGTTGAGGTCGCCAGCCCTGTCCGCACTGATAGCGAGGTTTGTTGTTCCGTGTCTCAGGTTTTCAGACATCTTCCGGCAGAGGAGCATCCTTCTCTCGAAGCCGGCGGGACCGTGGACCATCCATGCCTCTCCTAACCCAGTACAACGAGGAGGAGTACGAACAGTACTGCTTAGTGGCCAGCCTTGACAACGTTAGGAATCTCTCCACTGTCTTGAAAGCCATTCATTTCAAAGAACACGCCACGTGTTTTGCTACCAAAAACGGAATCAAGGTTACAGTGGAGAATGCAAAGTGTGTCCAAGCAAATGCCTTTATTCAGGTATGGGGGAGTGGggacatttttaaacatttcctcATGAATGAATTTGGAAGGACTTATTCAACAAAGCTCAAGTTAGAGAACAAAATGTcattactctttttttctttcctgccaaCAAATACTTTCCCCATCTTGTCTCACACAGATAATGATTACTAGTGATAGTTTACTAATGAGAGACTCTCCTCACCGTTTTCCTCTTCTAATcttcacacacatagacactttTCCTCGTTTGACATAGTGGCACCAGGTTTAACTTTCAGTAGTCTTACAACTGATTGAGGTAGGATGAGAAACCAGAATATTTACTCTCTACAGTATTCTCGTCATGCACGTTTTAGTTTTTCCTCTTATTGGCTGTAATAGCATTTTTTTCCCGGAGACAGAGTCTAACATATAACCCTGGTTACCTGGAACTTgttttatagaccagactggcttctggAGTTCTtggagatccatctgcttctgccttgtaCTTAAAATACTGGGATCAAAGCCCTGTACCATCACCTACAGCTATGAACTATTCTTACAATGTAGCATTTGTATGCGTCAGGTTGGATCTCAACATTCAATTCATATTTTTGAACACTTGAGTATAGTATGACCTCATAATGATGGAGGGATTAAAAAAACCATGCTTTCTGTCTTCAAAAGAAATTGCAAAGTATCATGCATACATTATTAAATtgtcctattatt
This window harbors:
- the Brix1 gene encoding ribosome biogenesis protein BRX1 homolog produces the protein MAATKRKRRGGLEVQAKKPKRSPKDAGQPAKQADVGTEAEEENRDRIPGPVCKELDKKHVGNYTKMDRKDKLFVINEVCEMKNCNKCIYFEAKKKQDLYMWLSNSPHGPSAKFLVQNIHTLAELKMTGNCLKGSRPLLSFDPAFDDLPHYALLKEFLIQIFSTPRYHPKSQPFVDHVFTFTILDNRIWFRNFQIIEEDAALVEIGPRFVLNLIKIFQGSFGGPTLYENPHYQSPNMHRRVIRSITAAKYRERQQVKDVQKLRKKEPKTILPHDPTADVFVIPAEEKPVEIQWVKPEPKVDLKARKRRIYKRHRKLQQKMSRGSAK